One segment of Cynocephalus volans isolate mCynVol1 chromosome 8, mCynVol1.pri, whole genome shotgun sequence DNA contains the following:
- the EPHA8 gene encoding ephrin type-A receptor 8 translates to MAPARGRLPPALWVVTAAAAAATCVSAARGEVNLLDTSTIHGDWGWLTYPAHGWDSINEVDESFQPIHTYQVCNVMSPNQNNWLRTSWVPRDGARRVYAEIKFTLRDCNSMPGVLGTCKETFNLYYLESDRDLGASTQESQFLKIDTIAADESFTGADLGVRRLKLNTEVRGVGPLSKRGFYLAFQDIGACLAILSLRIYYKKCPAMVRNLAAFSEAVTGADSSSLVEVRGQCVRHSEERDTPKMYCSAEGEWLVPIGKCVCSAGYEERRDACVACELGFYKSAPGDQLCARCPLHSHSAAPAAQACRCDLSYYRAALDPPSSACTRPPSAPVNLISSVNGTSVTLEWAPPLDPGGRSDITYNAVCRRCPWALSHCEACGRGTRFVPQQTSLVQASLLVANLLAHMNYSFWIEAVNGVSDLSPEPRRAAVVNITTNQAAPSQVVVIRQERAGQTSVSLLWQEPEQPNGIILEYEVKYYEKDKEMQSYSTLKAITTRATVSGLKPGTRYVFQVRARTSAGCGRFSQAMEVETGKPRPRYDTRTIVWICLTLITGLVVLLLLLICKKRHCGYSKAFQDSDEEKMHYQNGQAPPPVFLPLHHPPGKFPEPQFYAEPHTYEEPGRTGRSFTREIEASRIHIEKIIGSGESGEVCYGRLRVPGQQDVPVAIKALKAGYTERQRRDFLSEASIMGQFDHPNIIRLEGVVTRGRLAMIVTEYMENGSLDTFLRTHDGQFTIMQLVGMLRGVGAGMRYLSDLGYIHRDLAARNVLVDGNLVCKVSDFGLSRVLEDDPDAAYTTTGGKIPIRWTAPEAIAFRTFSSASDVWSFGVVMWEVLAYGERPYWNMTNRDVISSVEEGYRLPAPMGCPRALHQLMLDCWHKDRAQRPRFSQIVSVLDALIRSPESLRATATVSRCPPPAFAQSCFDLRGGGGGGGGLTVGDWLDSIRMGRYRDHFAAGGYSSLGMVLRMNAQDVRALGITLMGHQKKILGSIQTMRAQLTSTQGPHRHL, encoded by the exons ATGGCCCCCGCCCGGGGCCGCCTGCCCCCCGCGCTCTGGGTCGTCACGGCCGCGGCGGCAGCGGCCACCTGCGTGTCCGCGGCGCGCGGCGAAG TGAACTTGCTGGACACATCGACCATCCATGGAGACTGGGGCTGGCTCACGTATCCAGCTCATGGG TGGGACTCCATCAACGAGGTGGACGAGTCCTTCCAGCCCATCCACACGTACCAGGTGTGCAACGTCATGAGCCCCAACCAGAACAACTGGCTGCGCACCAGCTGGGTGCCCCGTGATGGTGCCCGGCGCGTCTACGCTGAGATCAAGTTTACCCTGCGTGACTGCAACAGCATGCCTGGTGTGCTGGGCACCTGCAAAGAGACTTTCAATCTCTACTACCTGGAGTCAGACCGCGACCTTGGCGCCAGCACACAAGAAAGCCAGTTCCTCAAAATCGACACCATTGCGGCCGACGAGAGCTTCACGGGAGCAGACCTGGGTGTGCGGCGTCTCAAGCTCAACACAGAGGTGCGTGGTGTGGGTCCCCTCAGCAAGCGCGGCTTCTACCTGGCCTTCCAGGACATTGGTGCCTGCCTTGCCATCCTCTCTCTCCGCATCTACTACAAGAAGTGCCCCGCCATGGTGCGCAATCTGGCTGCCTTCTCGGAGGCAGTGACAGGGGCCGACTCGTCCTCGCTGGTGGAGGTGCGGGGCCAGTGTGTGCGGCACTCAGAGGAGCGGGACACGCCCAAGATGTACTGCAGCGCCGAGGGCGAGTGGCTGGTGCCCATTGGCAAGTGCGTGTGCAGCGCCGGCTACGAGGAGCGGCGGGATGCCTGTGTGG CCTGTGAGCTGGGCTTCTACAAGTCGGCCCCTGGGGACCAGCTGTGTGCCCGCTGCCCCCTCCACAGCCACTCTGCAGCCCCTGCCGCCCAGGCCTGCCGCTGTGACCTCAGCTACTACCGTGCAGCCCTGGACCCACCATCTTCAGCCTGCACCC GGCCACCCTCAGCACCAGTGAATCTGATCTCCAGTGTGAATGGGACATCGGTGACCCTGGAGTGGGCCCCTCCCCTGGACCCAGGTGGCCGCAGTGACATCACCTACAACGCCGTGTGCCGCCGCTGCCCCTGGGCACTGAGCCACTGTGAGGCATGTGGGAGGGGCACCCGTTTCGTGCCCCAGCAGACGAGCCTGGTGCAGGCCAGCCTGCTGGTGGCCAACCTGCTGGCCCACATGAACTACTCCTTCTGGATTGAGGCTGTCAATGGTGTGTCCGACCTGAGTCCTGAGCCCCGCCGGGCTGCTGTCGTCAACATCACCACAAACCAGGCAG CCCCGTCCCAGGTGGTGGTGATCCGGCAGGAGCGGGCAGGGCAGACCAGCGTCTCACTGCTGTGGCAGGAGCCCGAGCAGCCCAACGGCATCATCCTGGAGTACGAGGTCAAGTACTACGAGAAG GACAAGGAGATGCAGAGCTACTCCACCCTCAAGGCCATCACCACCAGGGCCACCGTCTCTGGCCTCAAGCCGGGCACGCGCTACGTGTTCCAGGTCCGAGCCCGCACCTCGGCAGGCTGTGGCCGCTTCAGCCAGGCCATGGAGGTGGAGACTGGGAAACCCC GGCCCCGCTATGACACTCGAACCATCGTCTGGATCTGCCTGACGCTCATCACGGGCCTGGTcgtgctcctgctcctgctcatcTGCAAGAAGAG GCACTGTGGCTACAGCAAGGCCTTCCAGGACTCAGACGAGGAAAAGATGCACTATCAGAACGGGCAGG CACCCCCACCTGTCTTCCTGCCCCTGCACCACCCCCCAGGGAAGTTCCCAGAGCCCCAGTTCTATGCAGAGCCCCACACCTATGAGGAGCCGGGCCGGACAGGCCGCAGTTTCACCCGAGAGATCGAGGCCTCCAGAATCCATATCGAGAAAATCATCGGGTCCG GAGAGTCCGGGGAGGTCTGCTATGGGCGGCTGCGGGTGCCAGGGCAGCAGGATGTGCCCGTGGCCATCAAGGCCCTCAAAGCTGGCTATACGGAGAGACAGCGGCGGGACTTTCTGAGCGAGGCATCCATCATGGGGCAGTTCGACCACCCCAATATCATCCGCCTCGAGGGCGTCGTCACCCGCG gccGCCTGGCAATGATCGTGACCGAGTACATGGAGAACGGCTCTCTGGACACCTTCCTGAGG ACCCACGACGGACAGTTCACCATCATGCAGCTAGTGGGCATGCTCAGAGGAGTGGGTGCCGGCATGCGCTACCTCTCAGACCTGGGCTACATCCACCGCGACCTGGCTGCCCGCAACGTCCTGGTTGACGGCAACCTGGTCTGCAAGGTGTCTGACTTCGGGCTCTCGCGGGTGTTGGAGGACGACCCCGATGCCGCCTACACCACCACG GGAGGGAAGATCCCCATCCGCTGGACAGCCCCCGAGGCCATTGCCTTCCGGACCTTCTCCTCGGCCAGCGACGTGTGGAGCTTTGGTGTGGTCATGTGGGAGGTGCTGGCCTATGGGGAGAGGCCCTACTGGAACATGACCAACCGTGAC GTCATCAGCTCCGTGGAGGAAGGATACCGCCTGCCTGCGCCCATGGGCTGCCCCCGTGCCCTGCACCAGCTCATGCTCGACTGTTGGCACAAGGACCGGGCCCAGCGGCCTCGCTTCTCACAAATTGTCAGCGTCCTCGATGCACTGATCCGCAGCCCTGAGAGTCTCAGGGCCACAGCCACTGTCAGCAG GTGCCCGCCCCCTGCCTTTGCCCAGAGCTGCTTTGACCTCCGAGGGGGCGGGGGCGGTGGAGGGGGCCTCACTGTGGGCGACTGGCTGGACTCCATCCGCATGGGCCGATACCGAGACCACTTTGCTGCTGGCGGTTACTCCTCTCTGGGCATGGTGCTGCGGATGAATGCTCA GGACGTGCGTGCCCTGGGCATCACCCTCATGGGCCACCAGAAGAAGATCCTGGGCAGCATCCAGACCATGAGGGCCCAACTGACCAGCACCCAGGGGCCCCACCGGCACCTTTGA